The Streptomyces tubercidicus DNA segment TGAGCTTCAGGTTCCGGTGATGGTGCACTGAACTGAGGGTGCACTGAGCAGCCGGGGGGCGGCCCGTACGGCGTTCCCCTACGGGCCGTAAGCCGTTCCCTACGGCCCGTACGGGCTCCCCTACGGGTCGTACGGCCGCCCGGCCACCGGCATCAGCCGTACGACCACCGGCGTCGGCCTCCCGGTTCCGCTGATCCCTCAGCGCAGCCAGGGGAGGTCGGCGCCTTTCGGTTGCAGTCCTTCGGTCATCACCTGGCAGATCTCGGCCAGTTGGCCAATCTGCTCCGGGGAGAGACGGTCGAAGATCGCGGAGCGTACGGCGGCGACATGTCCGGGCGCGGCCTTCTCCAGGACCCGCATCCCCTCATCCGTGAGGAGGGCGTTCTGGCCCCGCTTGTCGGACGGGCAGTTCTCGCGCCGTACCCAGCCGTTCTTCTCCAGGCGCGCGACCGCATGCGAGAGGCGGGAGCGGGTGATCTTGGCGTTCTGCGCCAGCTCGGTCATCCGCATCCGGCGCCGCGGCGCACGGGAGAGCTGGACGAGCAGGCCGTAATAAACGTGCGGCATGCCGGCGTCCCGTTGCAGCTGGCGGTCGAGGTGGTCCTCCAGGAGCGTGGTGGCGTGGAGGTAGCACTGCCAGGCAAATTGCTCCTCGTCACTGAGCCAGCGTGGCTCGGCTGCGGATTCGTTGCTCATACCATCCACTCTCTCACCACTTGGAGAGTTATTTAAGTTTTAACAACGTCAAATTGCACCCAAATCCTGACGTTTGAGCATTCAAGTGTAGGGAGGTGCCGGTGCGGCGGCCCTCCACTCCACTACTGTCAATTGTGACGCCGTGGAGCGGCGATGTGGTGATGTTTGTGGTGCTGATATTGAAGGCGTGCTTGATCATCGGCGATGGAGGAGGGCGCCGGGCGGGGCGTCCGTCAGTCGTCGTCCTCGTCGATCAGTGTGAGGGCGTTCAGGGCCGCAGACAGGGCGCGGGTGTCGCCGTCCTCGGAGGCCGCCGCGACGTCCAGCGCGGTGTCCGCGAACTTGATCGCATGCTCGTTGCCGTGGGCGACCGCCCGCGCGAACACCTCCTCGGAGGTGACCGTATCGGCGTTCGGCGCCGAGCGCGGTGCGTCCGCGGCGTAGAGGGTGGTGAGCGCCGAGGCCGCCGCCCAGGCCACCGCGTACGAGCCCGCCCACAGCTCCCGGGGGAGCGCGGGCAGGGTGCGCAGCACCGCGTTCGGCGCGGTGGCGGCGTGCACCAGCAGGATGCCGTGACCGTGGCCGTGGTCCGCGTAGTTGAGAGTGGCGGCGCGCACCAGGGCGGCCAGGCCGTCGCGTGCGGCCTCGGGGGCTTCGGGGATGTGCAGCGACTCGGTGGTGCGCAACCAGCCCGGGGTGTCGGGCAGTTGGGCGTAGCCGTTCAGCGGTGAGGTGGGCCGGTCGGCGAGCCGGGGGAGGGCGGCCAGCGCAGCTGCCGGGGTGGCGCTGCCCGACGGGTGCACCGCAGTGGGCAGCGGCAGATGGCGGGCGGCCCAGTAGCCGAGTGCGTGCGCGAACTCCGCTGTCCGGGC contains these protein-coding regions:
- a CDS encoding MarR family winged helix-turn-helix transcriptional regulator, yielding MSNESAAEPRWLSDEEQFAWQCYLHATTLLEDHLDRQLQRDAGMPHVYYGLLVQLSRAPRRRMRMTELAQNAKITRSRLSHAVARLEKNGWVRRENCPSDKRGQNALLTDEGMRVLEKAAPGHVAAVRSAIFDRLSPEQIGQLAEICQVMTEGLQPKGADLPWLR
- a CDS encoding questin oxidase family protein, encoding MDTTNGTLDEALLRLHTSGPEFAGYLSNHGPMAVEAMIRNGQARTVHRWLDAYAHKLEDVPAPRTRITDANWQQALGDPGRVTDWTRYFTEQSAEHPWRELLAAWWPRLLPGIAGAATHPVIRVGHAVRSLLVEGENAARTAEFAHALGYWAARHLPLPTAVHPSGSATPAAALAALPRLADRPTSPLNGYAQLPDTPGWLRTTESLHIPEAPEAARDGLAALVRAATLNYADHGHGHGILLVHAATAPNAVLRTLPALPRELWAGSYAVAWAAASALTTLYAADAPRSAPNADTVTSEEVFARAVAHGNEHAIKFADTALDVAAASEDGDTRALSAALNALTLIDEDDD